From Bacteroidota bacterium, one genomic window encodes:
- a CDS encoding LamG domain-containing protein, protein MSILILFHRIRLPLAGLAFLDAGSGYDSYLWNTGSTSQSITIGQSGWYICSVNQGSCSVMDSMYLDLHNVEILNNDTSICSGSSVMLTAIATGLGTGSACQLSELPSSLRQGLLAWYPFCGNATDQSGNGNDGTVYGASLTSDRFGQPGNAYSFNGSNNYIEVLNSANWQFADSKQSISFWIYLPVIPNPIGNDMAILSKTNQNLPIDPSGNSNTGFEVIFGQNIYSPDLDYRFKSGAGSSWLVTRIAQSNFTINQWFHVVFVTDKQKDSCYAYLNGNLINRQLIPTSTVIGQNNLPLLMGKGYWTSNGIPSNYYNGKLDDVGIWNRAISPEEVKQLYSGLTYLWSTGDSGQVITVSPTQTTTYVVTASNGINNCTASVTVTVNEATSSLTDISTCDAYTWNGQIYTQPGVYPYHTTNVAGCDSIATLNLTFNLPSMVASSAGASADNIAPGTPVTLNVNGVLLELVLPGNGIQLHAEEHQLVPVHR, encoded by the coding sequence ATGTCGATCCTAATCCTTTTCCACAGGATACGATTACCGCTTGCGGGGCTAGCTTTTTTGGATGCCGGGAGCGGATATGACTCCTATCTCTGGAATACGGGTTCGACATCCCAATCAATAACCATAGGTCAATCTGGATGGTACATCTGTTCTGTTAACCAGGGCTCTTGCTCAGTAATGGACAGTATGTATCTCGATTTGCATAATGTTGAAATTCTTAATAACGATACATCAATTTGTTCGGGAAGCAGTGTAATGTTAACTGCAATTGCTACGGGTTTAGGCACAGGGTCTGCTTGTCAATTGTCTGAACTTCCCTCGAGTCTGCGACAAGGGCTTCTTGCGTGGTATCCTTTCTGTGGAAATGCAACTGATCAAAGCGGAAATGGGAACGATGGAACTGTTTATGGTGCCTCTTTAACATCTGATCGATTCGGCCAACCAGGCAATGCATATTCATTCAATGGTTCTAACAATTATATTGAAGTCCTTAATAGTGCAAATTGGCAATTTGCCGATAGTAAACAATCCATATCTTTTTGGATTTATCTACCTGTCATTCCCAATCCGATTGGGAATGACATGGCTATCCTTAGTAAAACCAATCAAAATTTACCTATTGACCCTTCTGGAAATTCAAATACAGGGTTTGAAGTGATATTTGGGCAGAATATTTATTCTCCTGATCTTGATTACCGTTTCAAGAGTGGAGCCGGATCAAGTTGGTTAGTTACAAGAATTGCGCAATCCAATTTTACAATCAACCAATGGTTTCATGTTGTATTTGTTACTGACAAACAAAAGGATTCATGTTATGCCTATTTAAATGGTAATTTAATAAATCGTCAGCTAATTCCTACATCTACCGTGATAGGACAAAATAACTTGCCATTGTTGATGGGCAAAGGTTATTGGACCAGTAATGGCATTCCATCAAATTATTATAATGGTAAACTTGACGATGTTGGGATTTGGAATCGCGCTATTTCTCCGGAAGAAGTTAAACAATTATATTCTGGTTTAACATATTTGTGGTCGACGGGCGATTCAGGACAGGTGATTACCGTAAGCCCGACTCAAACAACAACATATGTAGTAACCGCTAGTAATGGAATTAATAACTGTACGGCGAGTGTAACTGTAACAGTCAATGAGGCCACCAGTTCCTTGACAGATATAAGCACATGCGACGCATACACTTGGAATGGACAAATCTATACTCAGCCTGGCGTCTATCCCTACCATACAACAAACGTTGCAGGATGTGACAGTATAGCAACCTTGAATCTGACATTCAATTTGCCGAGTATGGTTGCTTCATCAGCAGGAGCAAGTGCCGATAATATAGCCCCCGGAACACCTGTTACCTTAAATGTAAATGGGGTACTCTTGGAACTGGTGCTTCCTGGAAATGGTATACAACTTCATGCGGAGGAACATCAATTGGTTCCGGTTCATCGCTGA
- a CDS encoding galactose oxidase translates to MFSAVYFCACAFNFLFAQGTWIQKADFGGSNRCDVVSFSIDTKGYVGTGRNSITTLEYADFWEYDPASNVWSQKADFGGGARHAAVAFSIGNKGYVGTGVSLNGPVYFNDFYEYDPNSNSWIQVSSFPASARHSAVGFAIGDKGYVGTGYDGTWKIDFWQYSPANDSWIQRADFAGMARYEAASFTIGTKGYIGLGQTSGTGLVDFWEYDTVNNLWTPIADFTGGARWSTFSFSIGNKGYVGTGVNFPAHFNDFWSYSPISNAWTQETSFGLERWDATAFSIAGKGYALTGVNNSGNQKDCWEYSPSCNVDPNPFPQDTITACGASFFGCRERI, encoded by the coding sequence ATGTTTTCTGCTGTATACTTTTGCGCTTGTGCATTTAATTTTTTATTCGCACAAGGAACATGGATCCAAAAGGCTGACTTTGGAGGATCAAACAGATGTGATGTTGTTAGTTTTTCTATAGATACTAAAGGATATGTTGGGACCGGCAGAAATAGCATAACAACTTTAGAATATGCTGACTTTTGGGAGTATGATCCAGCATCAAATGTGTGGTCCCAGAAAGCTGATTTTGGAGGTGGCGCTCGCCACGCGGCTGTAGCATTCTCGATCGGCAATAAAGGGTATGTTGGTACGGGCGTAAGTTTAAACGGTCCGGTTTACTTCAATGATTTCTATGAGTATGACCCAAATTCAAATTCATGGATTCAAGTATCTAGTTTTCCGGCTTCCGCCAGGCATTCAGCAGTTGGATTTGCTATTGGAGATAAGGGTTATGTTGGAACAGGTTATGATGGTACATGGAAAATTGATTTTTGGCAATACAGCCCGGCAAATGATTCCTGGATACAGAGAGCTGATTTTGCGGGCATGGCTAGATATGAAGCGGCTTCGTTTACAATTGGTACGAAAGGTTACATTGGTTTAGGTCAGACTTCTGGTACTGGGTTAGTAGATTTTTGGGAGTATGATACAGTAAATAATTTATGGACACCCATTGCAGATTTTACGGGTGGTGCTCGATGGTCCACATTTAGCTTTTCTATTGGGAATAAGGGATATGTAGGGACTGGTGTTAACTTCCCAGCGCACTTTAATGATTTTTGGTCTTATAGTCCAATCTCAAATGCATGGACCCAAGAAACAAGTTTCGGATTAGAAAGATGGGATGCTACAGCATTTTCAATTGCTGGTAAAGGTTACGCTTTAACGGGGGTTAATAATTCTGGAAATCAGAAAGACTGTTGGGAGTATAGTCCATCCTGCAATGTCGATCCTAATCCTTTTCCACAGGATACGATTACCGCTTGCGGGGCTAGCTTTTTTGGATGCCGGGAGCGGATATGA